One Candidatus Eisenbacteria bacterium DNA segment encodes these proteins:
- a CDS encoding gluconate 2-dehydrogenase subunit 3 family protein, whose amino-acid sequence MNDDQRRALAPVLDGFIPRSADGVLPGAGELDLGGDLDVVLQRVPVMHAAVVASLAALDRLAQKHGAARFTALSSEQQTRVLGELSCSEHAFPPMLMIYAFGCYYKHPKVLAHYGLEARPPHPEGYQIEPIDLTLLEPVRKRGAIYRKC is encoded by the coding sequence ATGAACGACGATCAGCGGCGCGCGCTGGCGCCGGTGCTGGACGGGTTCATCCCGCGGAGCGCGGACGGCGTTCTGCCGGGCGCCGGGGAGCTGGACCTCGGGGGCGACCTCGACGTCGTGCTCCAGCGCGTGCCGGTGATGCACGCGGCCGTCGTCGCATCGCTGGCCGCGCTCGACCGGCTCGCGCAGAAACACGGGGCGGCGCGCTTCACGGCGCTGTCATCCGAACAGCAGACCCGAGTGCTGGGCGAGCTGTCGTGCTCCGAGCACGCGTTCCCGCCGATGCTGATGATCTACGCCTTCGGGTGCTACTACAAACATCCGAAGGTTCTCGCGCACTACGGGCTCGAGGCCAGGCCGCCGCACCCCGAGGGGTACCAGATCGAGCCGATCGACCTGACGTTGCTGGAACCAGTGCGAAAACGCGGGGCGATCTACCGGAAGTGTTGA
- a CDS encoding GMC family oxidoreductase: MPEQPVDVLIIGAGASGAAVAWSLAETRMRIVCLEQGDWIKSDDYPGNRDDWELAQISDWSPSPNVRGRREDYPVNDSGSPIAASMFNAVGGSTILYAAHFPRFHPSDFRAGTLDGVADDWPLDYARLTPWYNLNSRMMGVSGLAGDPAYPADPPKEFPLPPIPLGKLGDTLARGFNKLGWHWWPSDSAIASQDYEGRAGCVNAGTCLLGCPHGAKGSTDVTYWPIAIRRGVELRTRCRVREITVGPDGLVDGVVYYDGDGVERRLAAHVVIVACNGIGTPRLLLNSRSRRFPDGLANRSGLVGKNLMFHPYAIITGVFDHPLEGYKGPPGCSLMSHEFYETSASRDFVRGYSFEMLRGFGPVTTALYGLGGGRVLPGPGHHEAFSQLVDRTAGIAAICEDLPEPENRVTLDPELKDANGIPAPKISYRLSENSQRMLDHAVARGKELMAAAGAYDTMIQAPLMLAGWHLMGTARMGTDPETSVVNEWGRCHDVKNLFIVDGSIFVTAAAVNPTNTIQALALHIADSIKQNLGNLFD, from the coding sequence ATGCCCGAGCAGCCCGTCGACGTGCTCATCATCGGCGCCGGCGCGTCCGGTGCGGCCGTCGCGTGGTCGCTCGCCGAGACGCGGATGCGGATCGTCTGCCTCGAGCAGGGCGACTGGATCAAATCCGACGACTACCCGGGCAACCGCGACGACTGGGAGCTGGCGCAGATCAGCGACTGGAGCCCCAGCCCGAACGTGCGCGGCCGGCGCGAGGACTATCCCGTCAACGACAGCGGCTCGCCGATCGCCGCGTCGATGTTCAACGCGGTCGGCGGCAGCACGATCCTCTACGCCGCGCACTTCCCGCGCTTCCATCCGTCGGACTTCCGTGCCGGGACGCTCGACGGTGTCGCCGACGACTGGCCGCTCGACTACGCGCGCCTCACGCCCTGGTACAACCTCAACTCGCGCATGATGGGCGTCTCGGGGCTCGCCGGCGATCCCGCCTACCCCGCCGATCCGCCCAAGGAGTTCCCGCTGCCGCCGATCCCGCTCGGGAAGCTCGGCGACACGCTGGCGCGAGGTTTCAACAAGCTCGGCTGGCACTGGTGGCCGTCGGACAGCGCCATCGCGAGCCAGGACTACGAGGGCCGCGCGGGCTGCGTCAACGCGGGCACGTGCCTGCTCGGTTGCCCGCACGGCGCGAAGGGCAGCACCGACGTCACGTACTGGCCGATCGCCATCCGGCGTGGGGTCGAGCTGCGCACGCGCTGCCGCGTGCGCGAGATCACCGTCGGGCCCGACGGGCTCGTCGACGGCGTCGTCTACTACGATGGCGACGGGGTCGAGCGTCGGCTGGCGGCGCACGTCGTCATCGTCGCCTGCAACGGGATCGGGACGCCGCGCCTCCTCCTCAACTCGCGCTCTCGCCGCTTCCCGGACGGGCTCGCGAACCGCAGCGGCCTCGTCGGGAAGAACCTGATGTTCCATCCGTACGCGATCATCACCGGCGTCTTCGACCACCCGCTCGAGGGCTACAAGGGCCCGCCCGGGTGCTCGCTCATGAGCCACGAGTTCTACGAGACCAGCGCGTCGCGCGACTTCGTGCGCGGCTACTCGTTCGAGATGCTGCGCGGCTTCGGTCCGGTCACGACCGCCCTCTACGGCCTCGGCGGCGGCCGCGTCCTCCCTGGGCCGGGGCATCACGAGGCCTTCTCGCAGCTCGTCGATCGCACCGCGGGCATCGCCGCGATCTGCGAGGACCTGCCGGAGCCCGAGAACCGCGTGACGCTCGACCCGGAGCTGAAGGACGCGAACGGGATCCCGGCGCCGAAGATCAGCTACCGCCTGAGCGAGAACAGCCAGCGCATGCTCGACCATGCCGTCGCGCGCGGCAAGGAGCTGATGGCCGCCGCGGGCGCGTACGACACGATGATCCAGGCGCCCCTCATGCTGGCCGGCTGGCACTTGATGGGTACGGCGCGCATGGGCACCGATCCCGAGACGTCGGTCGTGAACGAGTGGGGCCGCTGCCACGACGTGAAGAACCTCTTCATCGTCGACGGGAGCATCTTCGTGACCGCGGCGGCGGTGAACCCGACCAACACGATCCAGGCCCTGGCGCTCCACATCGCCGACTCGATCAAGCAGAACCTCGGGAACCTCTTCGACTGA
- a CDS encoding cytochrome P450 — protein MRFDPFTDAALADPYPQYAALRAEDPVHWSEKLRAWVLFRYDDVAAAFRDDARFSADRRRASRPNRGLSSSEQGRVRTVSSDPPECTAVRAMLSAALVPRVRAIGPRIDDMVAELVEGLVGRAHADLVGDFAYALPIRVIAELFDIPEGERARFQELSRTIARGMDRMYGSEDVSAGLREIGAYVMGLLVERADTEGDDLVRRLVRAEHHGDRLSQVEVVAMCTALVFGGHETTVNLIAGGLLALLRNPGELERLRAEPSLATTAVEELVRYETPPQLLSRVVAQPCELRGRALAPGDTVLLGIGSANRDPAAFDEPDRLDVGRSPNPHLGFGLGTHYCPGTQLARMETRAAIPALLARFPDLALDGEPVWHRTVILRGLERLPVRL, from the coding sequence GTGCGCTTCGATCCCTTCACCGACGCCGCCCTCGCCGACCCCTACCCGCAGTACGCGGCGCTCCGGGCGGAGGATCCCGTGCACTGGAGCGAGAAGCTCCGCGCCTGGGTGCTCTTCCGCTACGACGACGTGGCGGCGGCCTTCCGCGACGACGCGCGTTTCTCGGCCGATCGGCGGCGGGCGTCGCGTCCCAACCGAGGACTGTCGTCGTCGGAGCAGGGAAGGGTCCGAACGGTCTCGTCCGACCCGCCCGAGTGCACCGCGGTCCGCGCGATGTTGAGCGCGGCGCTCGTGCCGCGCGTCCGCGCGATCGGCCCGCGCATCGACGACATGGTCGCCGAGCTGGTGGAAGGTCTCGTCGGTCGCGCGCACGCCGATCTCGTCGGTGACTTCGCCTACGCGCTGCCGATCCGCGTCATCGCCGAGCTGTTCGACATCCCCGAGGGCGAACGCGCGCGGTTCCAGGAGCTGTCGCGCACGATCGCGCGGGGCATGGACCGGATGTACGGATCGGAGGACGTGTCGGCCGGGTTGCGCGAGATCGGCGCGTACGTCATGGGCCTCCTCGTCGAGCGCGCCGACACGGAGGGCGACGACCTCGTGCGACGCCTCGTCCGCGCCGAGCACCACGGCGACCGGCTCTCGCAGGTCGAGGTGGTCGCCATGTGCACGGCGCTCGTGTTCGGCGGCCACGAGACCACCGTCAACCTGATCGCGGGTGGGCTCCTCGCGCTGCTGCGCAATCCCGGCGAGCTCGAGCGGCTCCGCGCCGAACCGTCGCTCGCAACGACCGCGGTCGAGGAGCTCGTGCGCTACGAAACGCCGCCGCAGCTCCTCTCACGTGTGGTGGCGCAGCCGTGCGAGCTGCGCGGCCGGGCGCTGGCGCCGGGAGACACCGTGCTGCTCGGCATCGGCTCGGCCAATCGCGATCCGGCGGCCTTCGACGAGCCGGATCGCCTCGACGTCGGGCGCTCGCCGAACCCGCACCTCGGCTTCGGGCTCGGGACGCACTACTGCCCCGGCACGCAGCTCGCCCGCATGGAGACGCGCGCGGCCATTCCCGCGCTGCTGGCACGGTTCCCGGACCTGGCGCTGGACGGCGAGCCGGTGTGGCACCGCACCGTGATCCTCCGCGGCCTCGAGCGTCTGCCGGTTCGCCTCTAG
- a CDS encoding superoxide dismutase: MKFDLPPLPYAKTALEPYLSARTLELHYEKHHRGYLTKLQKAIGNTPRAEENLTEIIRTSDGPVFNFAAQVWNHGFYWESMTPGGGGKPSGDLLAAIERDLGGFADFKQRFAEAASGEFGSGWAWLVVGADHELRVASTHDAEDPLQTNATPLLTIDVWEHAYYVDYQNERERYVSAFLDHLVNWEFAEANFERRKVR, encoded by the coding sequence ATGAAGTTCGACCTTCCCCCGCTGCCCTACGCCAAGACGGCGCTGGAGCCTTATCTGAGCGCCCGTACCCTGGAGCTTCACTACGAGAAACACCACCGGGGCTATTTGACGAAGCTGCAGAAGGCCATCGGCAATACGCCCAGGGCCGAGGAAAACCTCACCGAGATCATTCGCACCAGCGACGGTCCGGTGTTCAACTTCGCCGCACAGGTCTGGAACCACGGCTTCTACTGGGAGAGCATGACTCCGGGTGGCGGAGGCAAGCCGTCCGGCGACCTGCTCGCCGCCATCGAGCGCGACCTGGGCGGGTTCGCCGACTTCAAGCAGCGGTTCGCCGAAGCGGCGAGCGGCGAGTTCGGCTCCGGCTGGGCGTGGCTCGTCGTCGGTGCGGACCACGAGCTTCGGGTCGCGAGCACGCACGACGCCGAGGATCCGCTGCAGACGAACGCGACGCCGCTGCTCACGATCGACGTGTGGGAGCATGCCTACTACGTGGACTACCAGAACGAGCGTGAGCGGTACGTGAGCGCGTTCCTCGACCACCTCGTCAACTGGGAATTCGCCGAAGCCAACTTCGAGCGTCGGAAGGTCCGGTGA